The following DNA comes from Alnus glutinosa chromosome 6, dhAlnGlut1.1, whole genome shotgun sequence.
GTGATATTACTACAGCACATACTTGAAGAGCAGAGGATTAACACAGCCATGATGGAATTATACCAAAAAAGGAATGAGCAAAAACGAGTCTATCCCAGAAACAAGAAATGAATTGGTTTATGCGTGTATGGTGACTGTTGAATTGCTTgtgagaaaacaaaataacgTAGAGACATACAAACGGGCATGAACTAACCTGTATGGCTTAAAGgtgcggagagagagagagagacagaaagagagagCGTATTGCTCTGTAGAAGATGAGATTGGCTATGGCGAGAGCGTCAGCTAAGTGGGAACTCCGTGGCCATGGACTTCAGTTCCTGTGATTAGCCTTTCGGATATTTTTCGGTTTTAGTTTAGTAGAGAAAACGATAAGGTGCGGTTAGTCACCAAAAATTCTTGTCAGAACGAGGGACGAAATTGCATTCATTGGTATGACTATCGTGGCAAGAAGAACTTCCTATGggtttattcatcaaaaaaataaaaaataaaaaacttccaatggatttttttttatttaataataattaaaaaaaaaaaaaaaaaaaaaaaaaaaccatggtTAGAACTACactcttttataaatattttgacGACTTGATGACACAGTATGATTAAATGGTATTAAAAACAAAGTGATTAATGTGTTTTTAATCAATGCGGACACAAGTAAGCAAGTTGTAAATGTAATATTACTTATTCTTAAAAGCTTtgtgaaaactttattttttattctttttgagaaattttttttcttcttctattaaaATAGGGAAACCTAGGAAGAGGGAATTACAAAGGAGGGTCTTTCTGATGCGAATAGAAGAATAAAATGTGAAAAGTGGGATTGCTACCAAATACAAGGTGAAAAGCGGGCCGTTTAGTAACATGATGCGAGCAAAATTAGACTACTTTGCAACTCAAGCGTGTgatttgagagtttttttttttttttttttttttttttttatagtgacATGACTCTATTCACGTGCTAATACATGTCAACAAATTGTAAAAGAGTGGTAAGTGTACTATTACTCAAATAGGGATTTGCTTTGGGCGTTATAGCTTTTATTACAACTCCCTTAGACCGTCCacattttatagaaatgaatTTCAGTTCACATTTTAGTAGCCGACATGAAAAGTGTTATGGGGACTGCTGCACCAATTTGTAAGAACTTGTAGCGAAAATTGTAATACCCTCTAACAACATcctcaaaaaaattttaaaaaaatgccacaattttgaaaactatttaaaatgtattgtaattttaattgaaaaattatgtTCAAAATCACCATCgaacgtgtgattgatcaaatgatgattttgatcaaattgtaattttaaaagtcacctcattttttgatagacacttaatgaatatttaatgtACATATAGAATTATTCCAATATTCATTACTAGGAAAACAATTAATATGTTcgtaaatattaaaaatcaaagtatTTAACTCAAAAAATAGCGGTTAGAATTCAAGCGGCGTATATggaattatcaaaaaaataaggggtaaaaaatagaaatacccACAAAAAAGGGAcaaatagaaataaaagaaagcGACCTagtggtgaaattgaaaaggGCAGCCCTAACCCTGACCCCTCCCTAAGCTTCTCGTCGTCGTCTAAAACCCTaactctccttctctctctctctctctctctctctctctcgcaaggtacaactttttattcttattctccTATTCTTTCGCTCTCTGTTTTCCTTTAGCACGAGACATGTAGTTTCATGCGGTTCTGGTCTTACAGTTGTGTGGTATTTTTCTTCTATTGAGTATTAGATGCTGAAGACGTGATTTTGACAAATTTCTAACCTTTAAAATGAAATGGGGCATTAGGGTTTTACTGGGGTTCTAGGATTTGGCGATAGGAAGGACCAGAGAATACatataatacatatatttttctgGGTGTGTCTCCGTTTGTCTAATATGTTAcgcttttcttttactttttttcttttttaatttaatgtttttcatTTCGATATTCTAAGGTTTTTGCTCTTGAATGATTTAGCTCTTAACTTATCTcaacaatgaaatgaaaatttggAGTCTGAGTCTTGTGGGGCTGAGTACTGATTCCTCATTATGAGTCTGTTGGTTTTCTCTCTGTTATTTTAGGCATTTCACTGTTGTATTTTATGTGAGTTCAACTGATTTGCCTGATTTTCCCTTTGAATGCATTTTTTTTGGGAATCTTTTGTTAGAGAGATATCTGATATTGATCCATTATTTCAGTGGAGTGAACGATTAGCAAAAATGTATCTCCAGTTTTACATTAACGAGAATGGCGACAAAGTCTATACTGCTAAGGTATGGCATACTGATTGATTCTACAGCTCTCGCTTATACAACAGTGGTTGCTGTTTACTTGTTGGAGTCTTCTATGAAGTTTTGTATATATGGACTGCTGTAATACTTGGGCCATTTAAGCTTGTGGGTGTGCATGTGAGTTTGTGAGCACACCGTGTGCAATTGTCAACATCTCCCCACTTCAGAACAGTTCAATTTAATGCCCTGAAAGAGTTAATTGTATTTCTTATTATCAATATGCTGGTTGACGATtcataatgatttttttttacccaaGTGCTAGTTTGGATTTTAATGCAGGTAGATTGTAAACCATGCACATTTACGGTGTACTAAGTGTCACTTGAATGAATTAATGGAATACTTCGTGGtcacaaatttttgtttcagtagtaaattaagatataagctttaggtaaaaaatataagggGTATTTTGTCAAAAGCGCCTTACAATAGTTAGTAGGATTTGGTGGAGGTGTTAGAACCAgatttgattttagtttttgttaaagaataaatttaatttgaagATGGTTATGCTTTTATTGGCCTGAGTAATTTTAGTGGGCATTTGAGTATTAATACTTGGGGTGAGGCCTGAGTGCATCTATTGTTGCATTGAACCACTGCGGCTTATGCAAGGTGGACTTGATCTCTGATAAGTACATGCTCATGAATGAAGTTCTGGATTGGGGCTGCAGACAGGTTGGGTTTGGGATACGACTTAATATATTCAGATCGAGTTATATAGCCTTTTTAGGTTTCTATTCTATGCTTCATTACTATGTCTATGATGATACTCGATTTGTCTGATTAACTTTTAGGTTTCTAACCGTATTTTCTATATATTACTAGTTGGAAAGGGAGAAAAGGAAAATAGTAGATATATTACTATATCAAGGTCGCAGTTGACAGGGTTTATATGGTTTTCTGTATCACGGGAGGTTCTTCTATTTCTTTGCCATTGCTAAAgataatcaaatattttttcagagaTTACAGTCCCATAATCTTCTAACATTCATGTGTGAATCACGTAACTTGGATTATATGATAAATGCATGatctaaattttatttgataCTAACTTTTAAGTTCAGATCTTGCTATCAGAGTGCGTGGAAATTGAAATTGGCACTGTTTTGTTAAGTTGAAGTTGTTATAAAATTTTCAGTACTCAAACTTTAGGGCACCATAAAATTAGTTGATTTTATGTGATTGACACACTTCTTTTGTTCCACTCAGTTAAATTTAGTTAGTATtacttgaaaaaattaattgactTTACCTATGTCGATACTACACATTTTGGGTAATGTCGATGCTACACATTTTGGGTAATTAAGTTTTATTGGGGAATGTGTTCCTTCCTTTTTAAATGTTCTTGGTTTTGATGCAAAAATCTTCACCTTCTATGCATTCCCCCCATAGAATCCCGATAAATACTCATAAATCTACaccttctgtttttttttttttttttggagaagggGGGCAGGGGTGGAGGTTGGAGTGTCTGTAGTTAAGTTAATGCTTACTTTTatcaacacaattttttttagaactgTAAATATTTTATGCTTTGCTTTCTACTGTTAGCTCTCTTTTGTTgactttcattttctcttctaCATGCAGAAAGAATCACCACTGGGACGGGCAACACAATCTGCTCATCCAGGTAGTGTAGCTTGACCTTTTGccctttctttattatttgtatGGGCATTTGTGTGTAAATATAATGTGAATAAATTACGCCGaatctagttctacctcttacTGATAACATTATGACAGCAGACTGCGGATGCATGTACAGAGGTCAATACACAAATAAATAGTGGATTAGTGAATGCACTTACACAGTCATTGCATTACCTGTGTGTACTTGTAGTCCACTAGTGACTCTTTTTGTACTTGTTTTAAAAACAGCCGACGCTACAGGTCGATCAAGTTTGTTGCTTGAATTTCCATAGAATTATCTTGCCTTGTGTTGTCGTGTTCAGTCTAATTGTTGTAATTCGTGTCCTTAACTGAAAGTCATAGATTCTGTCATTCCATTGCTGGGATTTTGTCATCTGGGTTTCTAATACTACATACTATGGTCACTTCATTTTGTATATAGAACTTGTTATCTATACAACTGTGGCTGCATATGGTTGGTGAAAATCTGTTGTCCAGACTACCTGATTCATGTTTGTTTCGAGAGTTGAGTCCTCATGACCATGTTATGCAATCGGTTTAATCTACTTGCATCATATGGTTGCATATTCCTATATGATGTATGTTGTTGAATAAAATGGCTATTGCTTTGAAGAGGTGATCTTTGTGGTTAGCTATTGGGTTGGGTGGCCCACTTCATTTTAGATTGAGCACCTCATTCTGCTTGACTATGGCCACTTCGTGTTTTGAGTATGGTTATGGTTCTATTTTTTGACCAAATTGGCACATAGAAATTATCAGGgtaaggagaagaagaaaagaaaaaaaaaaaagaaaaagagaaactaCTAGGAGCTTTACAATCATGAACTAGTTTTATGTGAGAATGACTGCAAATTCTCCTTTAGGAGCTTCAAACGTGGCGTAGGTAGAAGGACCTGGTATGGAAAAACCTTTTGTATAAGGTTCAACGTGGTGAAGTGAGGTAGAGTAGACTGATGATTTTGTAGTCATTTGGCTTGCTATTGAAAGAAAAAGCTTGCATAGCTCCAAATATTCCCCCCTCCTTCCCTCTCTCCAATATTTTGAttgttattttcttcattttgatATCAATGATGCTAATAATACATAAACATGTTATGCAACTAACTTTAATCATAATTGCTGCTTATCTATTTCTGTCGCCACTTTTTTGGCTGCAGCCCGCTTTTCTCCGGATGACAAATACTCGAGGCAAAGAGTTCTTCTGAAGAAGCGTTTTGGATTGTTGCCAACCCAGCAGCCACCTAAGAAGTATTGAACTCTTGCGGAGTTCAGCTGATATGCTTTATTGTTCTGCAGTCTTATCTTTATTTGGAGCTTCTCGTATGCTGAAGGTGTTATAGTTGCTGTCATGGAGTGATTGTCGGATAGTTGAAATATGtttagatttgtttttcttttgcaatCCTGTCATCAACTTCATATGTTTTGTGAAATTCAGAAACTTCATTTCAAGCATTTCGGAGTGAAGTATCAATTATTGTTGCAGAGACTTGAGATTGAAGGTGCTTGAAAGGTAAAATGTTGGAAGTATCTTCTATGGAATGCTTGTTGCCTACTTACTGTAGGCCTTGGTTTAAATGATTTGCTTTTGCGTAGGGTTTTAGCTCAAGAGTtccattaaaacaaaaatgaaaaagatcaaATACCCAATTAAAGAATTCCATAGACTGAAAAGGGCGgcatttaaccttttttttttttttttttttttttaacattcttatcataaaaaaaatggaaaaataatataatttcttCAAACTCCTACTCAATTGACAATGTTTATTCCAAATTACCATAAAGTTGGCAATATCTCCCCAATGCCATCCAAAAAGCAAAAGTGActttaaaatttgtttaataagacaaaaatacactaacaaattttaaaagtaaaaatactaaaaactaaaaataatttttttagaaaaaatcttgTAAAATCCAAGGGCGGTCAAACTACGCCCAAGGTTCAGCATTTCCTCCAAAAACGAAAGGTTCTTGGTATCACCATTGTTACTACCTTCCTCAATTCCTTTGTTAAACTCGCATAACTTCCAAAACTCTGAATATGATATGCCACTCAGCAAAACCTCTCCCATTTCAAAAGGTTCTTGGTATCACCATTGTTACTACCTTCCTCAATTCCTTTGTTAAACTCACATAGCTTCCAAAACTCTGAATATGATATGCCACTAAGCAAAACCTCTCCCATTTCAAAGTCCATTGCAAAGTTGCGCGAAACATCTTTCTCAAAATTGATTGCCACATTAGAATGCTTTGATTGTTTTACTTTCCAAAGTTGTGTTATAATAGTTCTTAGATTTCATTGTTTGTTCATCCTGGAAGTCTCCCGGCTATTATGGGGACCATCTACAAACCccgaaaacaaacaaaaagaattaagGTTTGCAAAATCCACAAATAAGCAAGCTAGCATAAGTTTTGGTGATAATATTTAAGTCgaagtcaaatatatatatatatatatatatatatatatatatatatatatatatatatatatatatatatatatatatatatatatatccaaatttATTTGAGATGTAGCCCATTTGGCCAAAGCCAAATGGCCAAGAgagtggccaagccacccctgatttttcttctttttagacaTTGTTCCAATTAAAAGTTGAGAGTCCCTTCTATCCAGATAGGCTTGTTTTATAGCCTccaataaaattttgacaaggCAGCTAAAAACATGATACTATATGGATAAAAGCACTGGATCAACCCACCAAAATTCTCATCGACCAAAAAAGAATACCTTCTTCGTTAGCCCCCACTCATCTACGCCTAAACCACCATAGCCTCCTTTGCCGAGTGTTTCCGCCAAAATCTGCCCAAGGCCAGCGGTTGGATTGCGATTCTTTGTGATTTGGTTCCTTTTCAAGTTGAGATGCTTgcaatttttattgtttgtgaACATGTTcattttagaatatatatatatacacacaagcTTGAACCTATGACCAATAGATTTATACTGGATCCATGATTTAGTATTAGGTCGTGTACTTTAGGTTGAGTGAGCCACCCAAGACAAGACTTGGTCGATCAACTAGTGTACACTCCCCTCGGCCACGATGTGTACCTGGAAATCCTACGAGATGCACAGCTCTTAACTCGGGTTTAATTGTACAGGTAGGCGAAGGAGAAAAAGTTGAGATAGTATTGTATATGTATAAGCATGTTTTACAAAGCTCATaagttttatgcattttcaaagAATCAGCACGATCCAGTACTTTTACTGTTTATTGAGTATTTGCTTTTGAGGATGCATGTGATTCAGACTTGTGATGTATTTATGTTTATTAGCTTATTGCTCAAGTGTTATGTTGATGACAATTACGTCTGTAAGGCATAATTATAGCGTTCCAAATTATGTCTAGTGAAAAGGAACGTGGAAAAGTATGGGTCTTAAACTGTGTTATGTACAACAGCAAACACATGGATTTCACAATCAATGGGGATAACTCACCCATTTGCCTCACCAATCGAAACCAAAAACTTTTCACAAAAACTCCTACCCATTCGGAAGTTACTTTGCAGAAAACAGTGGACTTAAGTGGTCATGCAAATTGTTTGCTTCAGTCACCTGTGAAGTTACTTGGCACAAAGGATTGGAATTGAGGCAATAATGCAGATCTATCACAAATCTGAAAGAGGTAGCACGTGGCAAAGTGAATATATACCTTAATTAACCACTTTTTACCAAAGCTAATACCTCAAAGACAATAtgcttgtgttgtttttagGAATCTTACCGCCACTCAGGTTGGGAATGAGGACTTGCTCTTATTCCAAAGCTTAGATCTAATCATTCATGAGCCATCCTCCTCATTTTGGTACATGCCGACGTTCGCATTTCCTTCCTTCCTTCATAAGAGAGATGGATTTATTTCAAATCTTTTTGGATTCATACTCGTAAGTGGCAAAGGTGGTCGATGGAAAATGACGTTTGTGGGGCTTGCCGAAAACCGATATCCGGTTTTGGTTTCTAACGGCATTGCAGCgacctcttcttttatttatcatgCCTCGATGAACCCACCAATTACAAAGCCCTTGTGTTGCACTTCAACAGTGGGCATATTTTAACATATTTCAAAGGCTTATAATAGCAAAGCAAATGTCTTTTTCTAGAGACAATTTGAAAGAATATGTGCAGCCAAAACCCTTGAGAATGACCTAACAATCATGACTGTTTCTCCTTATGTGCCAGCTCATGAGAATGGCTTGACCTTTTGTGCCTACAGAAAatcattttgtttcttaaagGAAATGCCCAAACTTTATATTGGGTTAAGTATCTCAAAGGATTTGCAAAAACAAATAGCTTaagaattttgaaataaaagacaaagaCCTATACCATTTAATGGATCAATATTAAGTTATAAAACAGCAAGATCTTTCTAGAAATATTGCTGCGATTATTGAAAACCTAAGAAAATAATTGATGGAATGTGGTGACTTCATTACTATGCTCACAATGATAGGACAACTATaatcaatttcaacaatagGACTCAAATATTAATACAAACATCTTGGTGGGCCAATAAGAATATAACCAGGAAAAAACCCAAACTCCAAATGAACAATATTCtgcatcaacaaaatatatgaataaatctttaagaatcttttttttttttttttttaatttttattacagcaCAAGCTTACAGTTTTTTGtaagaagaaaatataacaaaatagaaATAGCAATACACAGCAATAGTCCAAAAGACATGGAAAGAAATATAATTAATGACAAGcagcaaatatatatttattccttACATATTGGCATTGCAAAGGTTAGAATATGAAATCTTGTCTTCTATGTTGAAGAACTAGAAAGCTTTCACAtagatatttgaaaaaattcttgTAATGTTTTATATGCCTGATTAGTAGATAACAAGTTGATCAAAATGGTCGAAGTGGTCGCATTTGCTGAGAAACCTTTGTCAACCATCATCTTGATATATTTCACTACCCATGATGTCTCATTATATTGCAAGAAGCCTTGGATGATTGTGTTATATGTGAAATGGTCAGGTGAACAACcattttcctccattttctcaAATAGCTCCATTGCTTCAATTAGTAGTCCCTCTTTGCAAAGCCCTTTGATCATTATATTGTAAGTCCAAACATTAGCTTGCAAACCTTTGGTAGGAAGAGTATTAAAGAGTTCTCTTGCAGTCGTTAGTTTCCCAGCATTACACATACCATCAATCAAGATGCTGTAACTCACAATATTAAGGTCTAACTTTTTGTCTTCCATCTCATGAAACAATGCCATTGCCTCTTGAAAGTGTAGATTCTTACACAAGCCATCTAACAAAATAGCACAAGTCTGGAGATTTGGAGGTTGCCCACAAACTTGCATCTCACGAAATAACTCTAATGCAATTTTAAGTCTCCCAACTCGGCAAAACCCACCTATAAGAGTAGTGTAAGTGACAACATTGGGAAAAATTCCCTTTGTAGACATTTCATGAAAGAGACTCATCGCCTCATCAACTTTTCTATGCTTGCAATATCCATGGATCAATATGCTATAGCTAACAACAGAAGGCGAACAGCCCTTCTCAACCATCGTATTAAATGCTTTGATAGCTTCATCCATTCTATTTTGCAAACAGTAACCATCAATCAAAGAAGTGTAAGTGATTGTGTTAGGCTCTATGCCTCTATGAATCATCACATTAAAAACTTCTTTCGCTTCTTTCAACCTCCCTTCTTTGCTAAGCGTGTCCACCACTATGTTGAATGTGTACACATCTGGCATGATTTTCTTTTCAACCATCTCCTTCCATAGTTTAATTGCCTCCTTCCACCTGCCGAAATTGCATAGGCCTTAAATTAAAGAATTGTAAGTGAAAACATCCGGTTGAATTCCTTTACTTgtcatttcaaagaaaaaagtcaaAGCCTCATGTAGCGATCTGTCCTTACATAAACTATCAATGATTGTGCTATATAGCACTACATCGGGTTCAAGATTTCGTTCATTCATCTTTCTTAACAACCCAATAGCTTCACTGGTCTTACCTATTTTACACAAACCATTCACTAATGATCCATAAGTAATTGTATTAGGGTTATAGCCTatcttttccattttgtttgccAACTTCACAGCTTCAGCAATTCTACCCTGAAGACAGAGCCCCTTGACAAGAGTATTAAGAATTATAGAGTCCGGTTGAAAACCTAATTTCAAAATTCTTGCCAAGATAGAGAAGCCAAAATCCACCCGGCTCAAATGGCAGAAGCAATTAGTCAGAACACTTAGAGTACAAACATTGGGAGCAATTCCTGACATTTCCATTTCTTTAATGAGAGAAATCACAGTTGAGTGATGCTTCATTCTTGCAATTGCACCCAGCAAACGATTAAAATCCACGAGGGAAGGCAAAGGGTACATGTGAAGCATTCTATGAAACAGGGGTAAGGCATCATCAAGATTGCGTAAGCTTCGAGATCTGCATCGATCTCTCACAGATTGCAAGAACTGATTGGGGCTTTCCACAATATCTCTACCACTATTGGTAGTTTTAGCAGAAGTAGAACTAAAACTacgacaataataataatttagagCATGCAAAGAAACCCTTAGATGAGAATAATGAGGATCCATACGCAAAAGATTGAAGAAGAATGAAAGAGAGTTTGTAGACTTAGCAGTCGTACCCATTTCCGGATGTAGTGGGAAGAAAAACAGAAGCCGATCTGATGCAGGGGCTCAAGAGAAATAAGCCCAAGAAGAAGCAGATCCTGATGGAGAGATCTGGTTTTTGTTTTGCGCCATGCAATTACCTTTTTGCCCTTTCTTCTGCTTGACAATTGCAGTAGATGccgcacagagagagagagagagagtacagaGGAGATCAGGGAAGGTGGACGGACGGACGGGGCTGACGGCCAACATCTGTTGTTTTGTAAAGCACCTTATCTTGTGCAGCATAGCTGGCTCCCACGGGCAATGAGGCGTGACCGTGCTTCAATGCACCCACTGATTACAAAGCCATTGTTTCCCACTTTAGTAGAGAGCATGATCGCTTGATCTTCgcagaaaaactgaaaaatagtGGCAAGGACGCCGTTGTTTGCTTTGGGTGCGACAAGCCGGTATTGGATCCGAATACAAATGCTCCACCTCTTAATGCAATTTGCTATTCCATAAATTATGCGCGAAACTGCCTCCCTAAATGCAACACCTGTTCCGCCCAAATCACACTCTTACTCCCTAAAAGGTTTTGATATATCTTTACTTATCTAAGTTTTGTAAAATAGAATTTGGTCAATAActtcttaatatatattgtttgtagtTGCATGACAATAATGAGAAAGGTGTTTCCCTCTAAAGTTGATTGCGTATGTAGCCTCTCACCATTGTGTATAAATATAGATAATAACTTTTATAAGAACCTAACATAAACTATGTTTTTTATGCCCTCTAATATCAGTAGGCTACATTAGCTTAGAACACCAAGATAATTTAAGACGAAAACTCTGGATCACACATACCATCAACCAAAAGAACAGTAAATCTAAAACCCATATTGAGAAATGACCATCCATAATCTCTATTCTTAAGGATTAGCCTTTCGAGGGTAACGAAACCACTCTCATACCGGTTATATGGGGGTGATCAAACCATCCCCTTGGTCAttgagggtggtttggccaccacCAAAAGGCCAACccttaaaaatttgttttgagtgTTGGCCCCTTGGGGGGGTGATTAAACCACCCCCTGGTTGGCCATGGGgggtggcattttttttttattttgtttttagtttgacGTGGATTTTCATTAGTTTTATGAACAGAATATGGATGAATGGACCatcttcatttttattcttaagCGATGTATCATCTATAATACAAATTGAAACCAAGGTGGGCAAAAATAAGGAGGGTTCAAAGgcatttaaccatttttttaataaaatgttttatgacttttttttttttagatttttaaataatattaataagacATATGAGGCACGTGTTATTTACTTGATGTGGCATGACGGTAAAATATTGGACGGAACATAGACATAAGGACCATCTCAATTTTTAGGCTTCAGATAGGTACTGCCtatgatactttttaaaattgatatagcCGTTTAATATTAAGCCTTACCATTGGTGGGGGGTGGAAACTATAGAGGATTCACATCCTTAACAATTTGTTGATCGGATTGCTAGAGAACCTTTATGGAGCTCACCTACCCGAGCAGGAGGCGAGCTACCCAAAACCTCAGGCGGGTGATCTTCATAGGGACTTTCATATTTGCTATCCAAATTGTAGTAATTTGGGTAGCaaaattgctgaaaatctttatttataaattacCATTACTCTCACTAAACatacataaataaaatgaaataagacATCAATGCATTGCCAAACTACTTAAGGCCCCACACCCAGACGAAAAAGGACAAATATGCTCCTCCAATTACACTAACCGGATCTCCTCCAGTTTATTTGAACTAGAGAGGATCCAATGCCACCCAGACAGTGGGTTGAGACTGTTCATGATAGATAATGGGGTTAATTAGTAATAAAGGGGAAGGGGTGGAAGGCTTTGGATTTATAGTAATCGCCCCATCCTACCTTTTTTACTTGGATGAAATGCATTTTTTCTTCACTCTATATGGAGGGGGACCAGTAGTCCCCACATTTTATTCTAAAGGAAAAGGCATTCATTTGGataaaatccaaataaaaaggTGAATTATAGCATTACTTAAGAGTTTAAGAGTCCAAGTTTAGATTATGACACAAGTACATTTTAATTAGACcgctatggattttgttttagtctaattttgtttttgtatatCTAACTATGTATATAATAGCATAtcactaattaataaatttaaataatgtgataacAAATTTCAGCATTTGTaaacatatatatcattaaaacgCAAGcgagtagaaagaaaaaaaaaaaacaagtggccacttttgtaaaatatatatttcttcatcaAAAGTAGTATTAGATCTACCTcaaccactaaaaaaaattcacatgcCGACACATGTCAacaagttgtaaaagagttaTAGACCAACTACTAGTTTCTGCAACTTATGTCCTATTCCAACTTTTAAAACAAACCATTGGATATATAAGACTAGTGGAATAACATATCCAATTGTTGATTTGAGAAAAGATTGAatgaaacttttttaaaatcaaccattgaatatataAGACACACATGTAGAAcaacagatccaatggttggttagaaaaaaaaaaaaaaaaaaaaaaaaaaaaaaaaaaaaaaaaaaaaaaaaaaaaaa
Coding sequences within:
- the LOC133870324 gene encoding H/ACA ribonucleoprotein complex subunit 3-like protein, coding for MYLQFYINENGDKVYTAKKESPLGRATQSAHPARFSPDDKYSRQRVLLKKRFGLLPTQQPPKKY